The proteins below are encoded in one region of Roseovarius bejariae:
- a CDS encoding efflux RND transporter periplasmic adaptor subunit: protein MKTRTVLLTVFGVVTAGMLGIVTFRTDPVPVDIATATRGPMQVTVNVEGETRIAEVYDVAAPIRGVARRSPVRVGDGVTAGETVVAVIDPAASDPLDPRSRVQAEAAIREAEAGLHMAQSRLRQTDEELELAQSEYRRAKELVERGVASMTRLENAEQTLGVRQAAQEAAASNLEMARGALDRARAALIDPGGYADDTADCCQAIKAPVDGRVLSIAVISERPVAAGTPLLSIGQPGDLEIVADVLSTDAVRLEVGDPAIVERWGGAGQLAARVSEIEPSAYTKVSALGIEEQRVDVVFDLISPLEERPSLGHGFAVYLRVVEWESDDVLQIPLSALFRYGQAWAVFVMEDETARLRPVEIGHTNDRSAVIVNGLSEAERVLVHPNERIEDGTPIVLRLTE from the coding sequence ATGAAGACGAGAACCGTACTTCTTACAGTGTTCGGCGTGGTGACGGCGGGGATGCTGGGTATTGTCACCTTCCGGACCGACCCTGTGCCGGTGGACATCGCCACCGCCACGCGCGGGCCCATGCAGGTGACTGTCAATGTCGAGGGGGAAACCCGGATCGCCGAGGTTTACGACGTGGCCGCCCCGATCCGGGGCGTGGCGCGCCGCTCGCCTGTGCGGGTGGGCGATGGCGTTACGGCGGGCGAAACCGTTGTCGCGGTCATTGACCCGGCCGCTTCCGACCCGCTGGACCCACGCAGCCGGGTGCAGGCAGAGGCCGCCATACGCGAGGCCGAGGCGGGACTGCATATGGCGCAAAGCCGCCTGCGACAGACCGACGAGGAACTGGAACTGGCCCAAAGCGAATATCGCCGCGCCAAGGAACTGGTCGAGCGTGGCGTTGCCTCGATGACACGGCTGGAAAACGCCGAGCAGACGCTTGGCGTCCGGCAGGCCGCACAGGAGGCCGCCGCGTCGAACCTCGAGATGGCCCGGGGCGCGCTCGACCGTGCCCGCGCGGCCTTGATCGACCCCGGCGGCTATGCCGACGATACCGCGGATTGCTGTCAGGCGATCAAGGCACCGGTGGACGGCCGTGTGCTGAGCATCGCGGTGATCAGCGAACGCCCGGTGGCGGCGGGCACCCCCCTGTTGTCCATCGGGCAACCGGGGGACCTTGAAATCGTGGCCGATGTCCTGTCGACCGATGCGGTGCGCCTTGAGGTGGGCGACCCGGCCATCGTCGAACGATGGGGCGGCGCGGGGCAGCTTGCGGCGCGGGTTTCGGAAATCGAACCCTCGGCCTATACCAAGGTCTCGGCGCTTGGCATCGAGGAACAGCGCGTGGATGTGGTGTTCGACCTGATTTCACCCCTTGAAGAGCGGCCGTCGCTTGGGCACGGCTTTGCCGTCTACCTGCGCGTTGTCGAATGGGAGAGCGACGATGTCCTGCAAATCCCGCTAAGCGCCCTGTTCCGATACGGTCAGGCGTGGGCCGTGTTTGTTATGGAGGACGAAACAGCGCGCTTGCGCCCTGTCGAGATCGGCCACACGAACGACCGATCCGCCGTGATCGTGAACGGGCTTTCGGAGGCAGAACGGGTCTTGGTCCATCCCAATGAACGCATCGAGGACGGAACACCTATCGTTTTACGACTCACAGAGTGA
- a CDS encoding DNA gyrase inhibitor YacG, producing MSCPICGKASNPKARPFCSKRCADIDLGKWLGGDYAMPSRDPEDMERAWEEAEAQKARAKPH from the coding sequence ATGAGCTGCCCGATCTGCGGTAAGGCAAGCAACCCCAAGGCGCGCCCCTTCTGCTCCAAACGCTGCGCAGATATCGACTTGGGCAAGTGGCTGGGCGGGGACTACGCCATGCCGTCGCGTGACCCCGAGGATATGGAACGCGCCTGGGAAGAGGCCGAGGCCCAAAAGGCCCGCGCCAAACCGCACTAA